The genomic interval TGAGGTTCAACTTGTGGCTTTTCTGCAGTGTCACGCTGTTCCTAACATCTGGCGTtagcacaatgtgtgtgtgcgtgcttgtgtttgtgcatgtggcGAACAGCATTGCTGTTTGTCCTCTGTCAGTTGTCTCAGCTGCTCAAGAGATTATCTTGTTGGAAACATTATACTATTAGCCTCGAAGACAGTAAATTGACAccttttattttggtaatatATTATCCTGATTATTTCTGATGTTGTTTACTGCTGCTTTGCTTTCATACGTACTGTCCTTTCCAAGTCTGAACTAAGGAGTATAAAGGCCTCTGTGTACTCTATGTCTCAGAAGGTTAATGGTATCAGTATGATAAGGTAGTGTGCACAGGTCAAAACTTTATCCTGTGTTTGCACATAAAGTACTATcaccaaggtgtgtgtgtgtgtgtgtgtgtgtgtgtgtgtgtgtgtgtaataacaAGCTGTTTATTATGTCCTATTGTCTACATCTGCACCCTTGTGCGCGAAATACTAATAAAGCGGAGCCTCAATCATAGAAAACAGTTCAAGAACTCCACGCAGTACATTTAAATGGTGCTCTTCTTcggaaactgaaagaaaaaaacacattcttttatttattacttttattattgaCTAAATCAAATGAGAATTTACCTAAAAATAGAAAAGTTTGAATCTGAAATGTGCTGTAATGTACCTGTACAGCTTGTATTATGTGGATATTTTCATTTCCACAATCTCTTTACAGACCGGTCACTGGTTCAGTCCAACTAACAGACTCTATTCCATCCCTCAAAGTGGTTACGTGTAAACCACCAAACCCCGCTGTGCGCTCAGCAGCTGCTGGGCTCTCAGTCTCTTGTTGCATGAATATTTATGGAAATCTTCTATATGTACACAGAGCCATGGTTGTTTAGGTGCAGTGGGTGTTCTCTTAGACACATTTAGCCAGGTCTGCTAAGGTGTGCAGACACTGGACATTTCCATAAAGATAATTAGATTCTTTCTTGTGTACAAAGTGAAGAAATGCTTTCATTGTTCACACTTTTTTCCCATTCTTCAGATGTATAATAAATcttatgtgttgtgtttatgcTATGCAGGGAATGAAGAAGCCCTTCGTAGAGGTCATCAAGGCCAACATTGGTGACGCACATGCTATGGGGCAGCAGCCAATCACTTTCTTCCGACAGGTCTGTTCCTGATCCTTAGCCCTTAACCTCTAATCTAAATTTAGCACCTCCCCTCTGACTTCTCAGTGTCTATGAAACCGATGTCTTCCTACTTAACAAAGTTGTTGTCTTGTGCAGGGTTTTGCATAATGTCCCCTCCTTTATCCTCACACCTCCCTCTGTTTCAAGGTCTTGGCGCTCTGCTCCTACCCTGAGCTGCTGAATGACACCACATTCCCAGAGGATGCTAAAAGTAGAGCACGCCGCATTCTGCAGTCCTGTGGAGGTTACAGTATGGGTGCGTTGGCTTTTACACAAGCACAGTGAGCTTTATATAACCCCAGTAGCTAATTatcacctttctctttgtttgtgtgttaaatgaTGCTTCCTGGTGGTTTGGCTTTTGTTATGTAAAACCTTTTAAGTTTAACTAACTTGTATTGTCTCCATTTAAATCTCCCTCAGGCTCCTACAGTGCCAGTCAGGGCATAGAGTCTGTGCGTCAGGATGTGGCCCGCTACATTGAGCGAAGAGATGACGGGGTGCCCTGCGACCCAGACGACATTTACCTCACCACGGGCGCCAGCGACGGCATTGTGGTACAAAACCCGTCTCATCTTTTAAACCCATACCTTTTAATACCTTTAATCATGTATGTTTGTAAGTTTAAAGTTCCCTGATGTCTCGATCACTTTGCGGGGAATTTATTTACAACATCGAACTGACAAAACGGATGTATTTTGGAGCGAACCCTTCGTGAGTTTTTAAAGGACACATCACGGGGAAATAAGTGCCTGTGAGTGCAAAAAGTTGCATTTATTCAAGATCAACaagatcaaataaaaagtgctgAAATCAGATCAGAATTATTGGCTTGTCATCTTTTTTAAAAGCCAGTTATAACATACTCACAGCCCCTTCCATAGGTAATCTATGAGCTACCTGTCTATGAGTTACAGAATGATGCTTCCTGTTTGTAGTGTTTAATTTCAAATAGTTTGCACGTGTATATTCATGATTCATTAAGAAAAGAAACTCAAATCCAGTGCAGTGCACCTGTAAACAACAAATGTGTATGCCTATAAAGTGTCATGCAGACAAAGCTACTCTGTGCTAATCCTAAAATATACAGCTGGCATATCTTTCTTGACTTCCACATCATGCACTTTCAGACCGtgctgaagctgctggtgtgtggCGAGGGTGCGGCCCGCACAGGTGTCATGATCTCCATACCTCAGTATCCCCTGTACTCGGCCGCTCTGGCCGAACTGAGCGCCGTGCAGATCAACTATTACCTTAACGAGGAAACGTGCTGGAGTATGGACATCAGCGAGCTGCAGCGCGCCCTGGACGAGGCCCGCCGCCACTGCAACCCCCGAGCCCTGTGCATCATCAACCCTGGAAACCCCACAGGTAAAGTTTACTTCCTGCTTTTGGTTAAAGTGACCACTTTtaagttttgtctgttttaggAGACAAaagaacataaacatttaaaaggacTTTAATTTTGACgtaacaaagaaaatgaaagtgtcAAATTAGGTCTTAGGCTATTGGTAGTATCTAATGTATGTACTCTTCAGTTTAAATGATTTAGCAGTTGAGCAAGTTACATTCATCACCATGAAAACAGTTACTTTGATTAAAGAAAATCTGCCAGATGGGGTTGAAAGCCCCAGAAAAGTCTAGTAACTGGATGTTGAGTCGAGCTGTATTAATTCTTTAATGTAGTCGCAGATGATTTGGCTTTAATGTTAAAGTCTTACATAGTTAGATAGATTATTTTACATAATTAGAGACAGGAAACACGGGGGGAAAGGGGCTATGAAAACAAAGATCTAACAAATGTTTGTGGCTAGAATGGATCTGGGGATGTTGCGGCTGTATGGTACACACCCTAAACCACTATGACCACAAAGATGCCCAGGAGTGAAGCCCAGGAACCTTTCTGCATAAGATCACACATCAGTGTGTCCTGCTAAGTGTCTCTATAACCACACATTTCATGCACTAGTGAAAGAAGAGccacaagatggcagcaaaTGGACATGCCTGCCTGGCTAACCACCACTTTCAAACCTTTCTTCTTAATGAGCCTCCGTTTTCCTTCACAGGTCAGGTTCAGAGCAGACAGTGCATTGAGGACGTAATCCGATTTGCAGCAAAGGAGCGTCTCTTCCTCATGGCTGACGAGGtactgtctctcttcctctcttttaacGTCTGCCTGCTTCGTTGTTTTCTGTGCCCTGTGACATCTGCCATTCTGTCTTCATCTTCCAGGTGTACCAGGATAATGTGTATGCTGATAGTTGCAAGTTCCACTCTTTTAAGAAGGTTCTGTTTGACATGGGGCCGGAGTACTCGAATACAGTGGAGCTGGTGTCTTTCCACTCCACCTCCAAGTGTTACATGGGAGAGTAAgtcattttattctattacaTTTTCCGGATAAATCCTTCAGACCttgtaaaaataacatttagttctttgtgtttactgtaacgtgttctatttctgtcttttttttgttttc from Cottoperca gobio chromosome 17, fCotGob3.1, whole genome shotgun sequence carries:
- the gpt gene encoding alanine aminotransferase 2-like isoform X2 produces the protein MNHGTALLWKRRALSSLSATRRGLPKEKMSENGVSSRAKVLTIDTMNPTVKKVEYAVRGPIVQRALELERELSQGMKKPFVEVIKANIGDAHAMGQQPITFFRQVLALCSYPELLNDTTFPEDAKSRARRILQSCGGYSMGSYSASQGIESVRQDVARYIERRDDGVPCDPDDIYLTTGASDGIVTVLKLLVCGEGAARTGVMISIPQYPLYSAALAELSAVQINYYLNEETCWSMDISELQRALDEARRHCNPRALCIINPGNPTGQVQSRQCIEDVIRFAAKERLFLMADEVYQDNVYADSCKFHSFKKVLFDMGPEYSNTVELVSFHSTSKCYMGECGFRGGYMEIINMDDEVKAQLTKLVSVRLCPPVPGQALMDLVVNPPQTGEPSYDKFIKERTATLSALAEKATLTEQVLNTVQGISCNPVQGAMYSFPRITIPEKAIKEATDNGQQPDMFYCMKLLEETGICLVPGSGFGQKDGTYHFRMTILPPKDKLTILLNKVKEFHQKFTQQYS
- the gpt gene encoding alanine aminotransferase 2-like isoform X3, with translation MSENGVSSRAKVLTIDTMNPTVKKVEYAVRGPIVQRALELERELSQGMKKPFVEVIKANIGDAHAMGQQPITFFRQVLALCSYPELLNDTTFPEDAKSRARRILQSCGGYSMGSYSASQGIESVRQDVARYIERRDDGVPCDPDDIYLTTGASDGIVTVLKLLVCGEGAARTGVMISIPQYPLYSAALAELSAVQINYYLNEETCWSMDISELQRALDEARRHCNPRALCIINPGNPTGQVQSRQCIEDVIRFAAKERLFLMADEVYQDNVYADSCKFHSFKKVLFDMGPEYSNTVELVSFHSTSKCYMGECGFRGGYMEIINMDDEVKAQLTKLVSVRLCPPVPGQALMDLVVNPPQTGEPSYDKFIKERTATLSALAEKATLTEQVLNTVQGISCNPVQGAMYSFPRITIPEKAIKEATDNGQQPDMFYCMKLLEETGICLVPGSGFGQKDGTYHFRMTILPPKDKLTILLNKVKEFHQKFTQQYS